Genomic window (Acuticoccus sp. I52.16.1):
TTTCAGCCAGCACCACGACGACGTGTCGCCGCTCGCCTAGCGGCGGCACGCGCGCCCGGCGCCCGCGGGCGCCCCAACTCGATCGCCATGAACTCGATCGCCGTCTGACGCAGACGAGCCGGTCCGCACAGGCGGGCCCGGCGCAGAGACGTCGTGTGCGCCTCGTCCTGGGCGAGGCGCACACGGAACGGCCCGGGGAGCCGCACGCGCAGCCCCGGCCAGGACCCCGCGAGGGTCCACGGGCCGGACCCGGCCTGCGGGCCTGCGGGCCTGCGGGCCTGTCGGTCGGGCCTCGGCCCCGGATCGCGCCCGCTTTTTTCGGCGCATCCGCTCGATTTCGACGTTTTTATCTGGAGGCACCCCATGCCGCTCTTTTCCCGGTTTCGCGACCACTCCGTTTTCGCCCACTCCGCTTTCGACCGGCCCGCGTTCGATTCCCCCGACCCCGCCCCCGCACGCTTCGCCGTCGCGCAGGGCGACGCCAGCCCCGTCCTGCACCAGGGCCTCCTGTGGAAGGCCTTCGTGCCCGATGCGCCCAAGCTCATCGTCTCGCGCATGCAGGACCACGTGGTCGAAACCTCCGACGGGCACTTGCACACGCTCGTCAATCTGCACCGCGGCCGCGGCCTGACGCTGCTGTCGAGCGACGACGACGGCAGGACCTGGGACGTCACGGCGCGCATCCCCAACACCCGCGGCTCCTCCTCCGACATTCGCCTCGTGGAGGGAGAGGACCGCCTGCTGGTGGTCACCACCACCAAGGCCGGCAAGGTCCTCTACGGCACCTACGACTACGACCTCGCCGACGGCGGCTGGACGCGCGACATCGCCTCCGAGGTGACGCACGCAGGCATCGACAACACGACGACCAACCCGACCGTCGCGATGGACGCGGAGGGCACCATCGCCGTCGCCTACAACGTCGAGGGGGACGACGGGCTCGGCCTGGTGTTCGCCTGGTCCGAGGACGGCGGCGCCACCTGGGAGAAGGCCGAGACCGATTTTCCCGGCGTGGCGGCCGGTTCCTTCCGCGTCCTGTCCACGCCGGACGGGTTCGCCGTCCTCGCCGCCACCGCCGAGGCGATGACCTTCCTCACCTACGATCCGGGCACCGACACCTGGTCCGGCGAGACGGTGAACGAGACCGGCGCGGTCGGCCGCTACGCCAGCCACTTCAGCACCACCACGATCGGCGACGACATCTACGCCGCGAGCGTCGACGCGAGCGAGACGCTCAGCGTCATGCGCTACGAGGGCGCGACCGGGGCGTGGAGCGAGCCGGAGACGCCCGCGCCGATCACCGGCAAGACGACGAACGTGCAGCTGAGCGCCGGGTCCGACGGCAGCCTCCACCTCGTCTACGACGACCACGACCATCCGGGGCGGCTCGTGGTGCTGGAGAGCGAGGACGGCGGCGAGACCTGGAGCGAGGAGGCGGTGCTGCAGGTGCCGCGCTGGCTGCGCCTGGAGCCGACGCTGCTGCAGTTCGACGACCTGCCGCTGGTCCGCTTCGAGGCGCCGGAACAGTTCGACGACGAGCTGCTCGTCGAGGTGCAGGTGAACATCCCCGGCCGCGACGGCTGGACGAGCCTCTACACCTTCGTGCTCGACACCGAGGCCGACGCCGTGCACCTCGCCGCCCATGATCTTCCTGCCCACAACCTCTCTGCCCACAACCTCTCTGCCCACAACCTCTCTGCCGACGACCTCGCCGCGCTCTGACGCCGGCACCGGTGAGGCGGGCGGGACGCGGCGAGCGGGACGAGGCGGGCGCCGAGGCTCGACAGGGGAACGGGGTGAAGTTGTCCCCGCCCCCCCGCCGCGGCTGTAGAACAGGGCCGGCTCACTTGAGGGGACCGACCCATGATCGACATGCTGCTGCAGGAGGCGCGCTGATGGCCGACAATCCGTTCCAGACGTACTCGCAGAGCGTCACCGCGCCCGCGGTCGACGCTTTTCCCATCACTCCGGACGACGACACCGACCTGACCCAGACCGTGCGGGCCATCTATGTCGGCAACGCCGGCGACGTGAGCCTCGTCACGGCGGGCGGCTCGACGGTGACCTTCGCCGGCCTCACCGGCAGCATGGTCCTGCCGGTGACGACGAGCCGCGTGCGGGCCAGCGGCACCACGGCGACGGGCATCGTCGGCCTCGTCTGAGGCTCCGCCCGCCCGGGGGCGCCGTCTGCGAAAGGCGCGCCCGGGCGGCCCGGCCCCGGGCGGAGCTCCCATGGCCTGCAAGGGCCCGTGCATGACCCGTGGATGACGGGCCGGAGCGCCTCAATCTTTTCGAGGCGACCGGTTATTCTCCTGCGCCTCACCTCGCGTTGCCGCGATGTTGGAGTGCGTTGGCGATCATGCAGCTCGATCTCTTCCCGACCAATGTGAGGCTGCGTTGCATCGACCCGATGCGCAACAAGCGGCGGTTCTACACGCTGTCGGTCCAGCCGACGCTGTTCGGGGAATGGGCGCTGGTGCGCGAGTGGGGGCGGCTGGGCTCGGCCGGCCGCGTGCGCACCGACCGCTACGCGACCGCCGGCCAGGCGATCGACGCGCTGGGCAGCCTCACCCGCGCCAAGCAACGCCGCGGCTATTGCGACTGACGCACGCGGTTGTCAGCTGACAACTCGCGCCGCGCCGATTTCCGACCCCGCGCGAAGGCGCGTCGATTCCGGTCCCGCATGGACGCGGGTCGATTCCGGCCCCGCGCGGACGCGGGTTGATCCCGAGCGACGCAAAAGCGCTTTAGGCTCCCTCGAAACGGGAGAAAGCCCATGCGGATCGTCGATATCTCCAACGCGCTCGAAACCGGGATCCCCTCCGATCCCCCCATGATGCTGCCCGGGATCGAGTACGTCGCCCACGAGGACAGCGTGGGGCAGATGGCGGCCGCCTTCCCCGGCCTGACCGCGGACGACCTCCCCGGCGGTGAGGGCTGGGCCGTCGAGCGGCTCACCGTCTCGACCCACAACGGCACCCACCTCGATGCGCCCTACCATCACCACTCGACGATGAACGGCGGCGAGCGCGCCATCACCATCGACGAGGTCCCCCTCGAGTGGTGCTTCGCGCCGGCGGTCAAGCTGGACCTGCGCCACTATGCCGACGGCCACGTCCTCACCGCCGCCGAGATGGAGGCCGAGTTCGCCGCCCTCGGCCACACCCTGGCGCCGCTGGAGATCGTCCTCGTCAACACCGCCGCCGGCGCCCGCTACGGCGAGGCCGACTACCTCGCCGCCGGCTGCGGCATCGGCCGGGAGGCGACCTTGTGGCTCCTCGACCAGGGCGTGCGCGTCACCGGCACCGACGCCTGGTCCTGGGACGCGCCCTTCGTCCACACGGCGCGCCGCTGGGAGGTCACGCGCGACCCTTCGATCATCTGGGAGGGGCACCGCGCCTCGATGACGACCGGCTACTGCCACATGGAGAAGCTGGCCAACCTGGAGACGCTCCCCGCCTCGGGCTTCAAGGTCGCCTGCTTCCCCTTCAAGATCAAAGGCGCCTCGGCCGGCTTCACCCGCGCCGTCGCCATCTTCGAGGATTGAGGCGCGGCGGGTGCGGCTGCGGCGCGGACAGCCGCCGGGCCGGGCGCGCTCGGGTCAGGCGGTCGCCGCCACGATCAGCCGGCGCAGCACGAAGCGGCCGAGGTGGGAGTTGGCCGCCCTCAGCTCGACGCCGAGGGTGTCTCCGGTGACGCCCACCTCGACGGTGACCTCGCCCGGCGCGCCGACCCTCTCCACCACCTTGCCGCCGAGCACGATGTGCACCTCCGGCTCCACCGCGGCGAAGTCGAACATCACCACGTGGGGCCCCGCCTCGCCGACGTCGACGC
Coding sequences:
- a CDS encoding WGR domain-containing protein, coding for MQLDLFPTNVRLRCIDPMRNKRRFYTLSVQPTLFGEWALVREWGRLGSAGRVRTDRYATAGQAIDALGSLTRAKQRRGYCD
- a CDS encoding cyclase family protein; the protein is MRIVDISNALETGIPSDPPMMLPGIEYVAHEDSVGQMAAAFPGLTADDLPGGEGWAVERLTVSTHNGTHLDAPYHHHSTMNGGERAITIDEVPLEWCFAPAVKLDLRHYADGHVLTAAEMEAEFAALGHTLAPLEIVLVNTAAGARYGEADYLAAGCGIGREATLWLLDQGVRVTGTDAWSWDAPFVHTARRWEVTRDPSIIWEGHRASMTTGYCHMEKLANLETLPASGFKVACFPFKIKGASAGFTRAVAIFED
- a CDS encoding sialidase family protein, producing the protein MPLFSRFRDHSVFAHSAFDRPAFDSPDPAPARFAVAQGDASPVLHQGLLWKAFVPDAPKLIVSRMQDHVVETSDGHLHTLVNLHRGRGLTLLSSDDDGRTWDVTARIPNTRGSSSDIRLVEGEDRLLVVTTTKAGKVLYGTYDYDLADGGWTRDIASEVTHAGIDNTTTNPTVAMDAEGTIAVAYNVEGDDGLGLVFAWSEDGGATWEKAETDFPGVAAGSFRVLSTPDGFAVLAATAEAMTFLTYDPGTDTWSGETVNETGAVGRYASHFSTTTIGDDIYAASVDASETLSVMRYEGATGAWSEPETPAPITGKTTNVQLSAGSDGSLHLVYDDHDHPGRLVVLESEDGGETWSEEAVLQVPRWLRLEPTLLQFDDLPLVRFEAPEQFDDELLVEVQVNIPGRDGWTSLYTFVLDTEADAVHLAAHDLPAHNLSAHNLSAHNLSADDLAAL